GGCGGCAGTCGGCCGGCCGCATCGGTGGCGACAGTCGAACTGCGCTTCGATAACAGTGACGGGGCGGCACCGGGTGCCTTTGCCGGAGCGGCTGAAATCAGCGTCCGGCGCAGTCTGGACCGCAAGGGCGATGGCCATTACCGGATCAACGGCGCCCGCTGCCGGCGACGCGATGTGGGGGATCTGTTTCTCGGTACGGGACTCGGCGGCAATGCCTACGCCATCGTTGAGCAGGGGACCGTCGGGCGCATCGTCGATGCGCGGCCGGACGATCTGCGCGCCATTCTCGAAGAGGCGGGGGGCATCAGCCGATATAAGGAGCGTCGGCGGGAGACCACACAACGCATCGCCGAAACGCGGGAGCACCTTCAGCGCTTGTATGATATCCACGGCGAGATGGACGGCCAGTGGCAGCGCCTGCAGCGGCAGGCCGAGTCTGCGCAAAGGTTGCGCGCCCTGCGGATGGAGGAGCGTCAATGGCAGTGGTGGGGTCTGACCCTGCGCGTGGATGCCCTGGAAGCAGAGCGTCGGCAGAGCCTGGAGCAGCGCTCCCGGCTGCAGGCGAAATACCGAAGGGAGGAGCACCTTCTTGACGCGGTGACCCAGTCCCTGGACCAACTCCGTGCGGAGGACCGGCGCATGCAGGAAAACATCGCCGCGGCGCAGGGCGAACTGTATGCGGTGCAAGCCCAGCAGAGCGATATGGAACATCAGCTGCGAGAGCACCAAGCTGCCCTTCAGCGCGTGCAGACCAGTCTGGACCAGGGCCAGGCACAGCAGCAGAAAGTCCGGTCTGAGCAGACATGCCAGGCGGAAGACGAAAACCAGCGGCAGCGGCGTTTGCAGGATTTGGCTGCGCGACGGCAGGCACTGAGCGGCGAGGAGGACAGTGCCCGACGCCTGCGGCGGGAAGCGGAGCGGGAACTCGAAAAACAGGATGAGGAACGTCAGAACCAACAACAGGCTCTGGCCGAAATGCGTCGCAAACGGGATGTGACGACGGCGCAAATCCGCGAACTGGAGCCTCGCCTGGAGGATATCGAACGCCGCCTGCAGCAGCAGTCCGCGAACATACCCTCGGAACGCGCCGCCATGGAAGCCCTGGCAGCGCTTTGCGATGCCGCAGAAACCGTGTTGGCGGAAGCCGCATCGGACCTTCGGACACATCGGGAAGCGCTGGAAACCCTCCAGACCCGGATCGTCGTTTTGCGAAATGCCCGCGATGACACTCTGGCCAAGGCGCAGGAATATGGTGCCCGGCAGAAGGCGCTGGAGGGCCTGCTGCAGCGGCTGCAAAAACCGCAGGCGCGAAATGACCCCGCTGGCTCGCGGCTGGTGGACCAGATACGCGTGCAGCCCCGCTGGGAGCGTGCGCTGGAGGAGGTCTTGGGCGATCGCCTGAACGCTCTGGTGATGGAGGGCAACAACATGGTCACCCAGGGCAGCATGTTGTGGGTGAGCACGGTCATGCCGGTCGATCTGCCGCCGGATGCGTTGCTGCAGGTCTTGGAAATGCCTGAGACTTTAACTTTGGGATTGAGTGACTGGCTGTGGGGGCTGCGCATGGCGCCGGACTTGGCCTCCGCCCTTGATCAACGTCACCAGCTACGGGCGGGAGAGGCCTGGATTACGCCGCAGGGGGTGCTGGTGCATCGTTCCGGGGTCGCGTATCCGGAGCATGAAGACGGCGCCAGCCTGCTCCAGTGCCGCCGTGAATTGGCGGAAAATGGGGAGTGTTTCCA
This sequence is a window from Acidithiobacillus ferridurans. Protein-coding genes within it:
- the smc gene encoding chromosome segregation protein SMC, producing the protein MRLSAIILQGFKSFRESTRIQFDANPVVIIGPNGCGKSNTVDAVRWVLGESSARQLRGGSLSDVISNGGGSRPAASVATVELRFDNSDGAAPGAFAGAAEISVRRSLDRKGDGHYRINGARCRRRDVGDLFLGTGLGGNAYAIVEQGTVGRIVDARPDDLRAILEEAGGISRYKERRRETTQRIAETREHLQRLYDIHGEMDGQWQRLQRQAESAQRLRALRMEERQWQWWGLTLRVDALEAERRQSLEQRSRLQAKYRREEHLLDAVTQSLDQLRAEDRRMQENIAAAQGELYAVQAQQSDMEHQLREHQAALQRVQTSLDQGQAQQQKVRSEQTCQAEDENQRQRRLQDLAARRQALSGEEDSARRLRREAERELEKQDEERQNQQQALAEMRRKRDVTTAQIRELEPRLEDIERRLQQQSANIPSERAAMEALAALCDAAETVLAEAASDLRTHREALETLQTRIVVLRNARDDTLAKAQEYGARQKALEGLLQRLQKPQARNDPAGSRLVDQIRVQPRWERALEEVLGDRLNALVMEGNNMVTQGSMLWVSTVMPVDLPPDALLQVLEMPETLTLGLSDWLWGLRMAPDLASALDQRHQLRAGEAWITPQGVLVHRSGVAYPEHEDGASLLQCRRELAENGECFQRAQADAAAAHAALIAAEQQARTLQEQVRRADARWQEMGRQSARERESLVRLRSRVETEERQRAERAAESQRLDVERNALETRLYGLRQELAADDRGWQDLEQAVLDSRRMTDTLRRRVDELRGIHGRVRGEYQALELRQQRLQAESEAAIARAKDLQQQWDQLAATVAENEGELLRLQAALPEMLEARDAVGALRADRSVHLEALQSAAQTAEQQIREQESHLHALDNGLRALQKSEAAVDQQLAGLQARLDELQQRAAVLAQDLGDDPGPCPDATRCEESLTRIGAAIASLGNVNLAAEDELRELEGRRDNLQAQVEDVESALHGLAEAMAAMDLETTVRFRDTLDKVNQALQELFAVLFGGGQAQLSLVGEDVLDAGLVLRAQPPGKRNATLQQLSGGEKALTAIALVFALFHLNPAPFCILDEVDAPLDDANVGRFCHLVQKMAAQTQFLIVTHRSLTMQVAEQLVGVTMTEPGVSRVVRVDVADTLAQTASREGTAP